Proteins found in one Desulforegula conservatrix Mb1Pa genomic segment:
- the dsrM gene encoding sulfate reduction electron transfer complex DsrMKJOP subunit DsrM translates to MNLQIVFPLLTVLVLGMVAYVGGTSGGLQSVFGIIIPYAAVIIFIAGVVKKVLGWLKSPVPFRIPTTCGQQKSLPWIEQNKIDNPSDKKGVVLRMLFEVLLFRSLFRNTKNSIKEGRLVFELEIWLWLFGLIFHYSFFTVLVRHFRFFLEPVPGLLKMVEALDGFLQIGLPGVLMSGVLLLGAACYLLARRLTIPQVKYISLAADYFPLFLIIGIAGTGIFMRYVSHVDITVIKELTMGLVTFSPVIPAGVSAVFYIHLFFVSVLLAYFPFSKLMHAGGVFLSPTRNLPNDSRMKRHINPWNPKLKFVTYEDYENEFREKMIEAGLPVEKE, encoded by the coding sequence ATGAACTTGCAAATCGTTTTTCCCCTGCTGACGGTATTGGTTCTGGGAATGGTAGCCTACGTCGGTGGAACGTCCGGCGGTCTGCAGTCAGTTTTCGGAATTATTATTCCGTACGCAGCCGTCATCATTTTCATCGCGGGCGTCGTGAAAAAAGTCCTGGGATGGCTCAAGTCACCTGTGCCGTTCAGGATTCCGACCACCTGTGGTCAGCAAAAATCCCTGCCGTGGATTGAACAGAACAAGATAGACAACCCTTCTGATAAAAAAGGCGTTGTGCTGAGAATGCTTTTTGAGGTTCTTTTGTTCAGATCCCTGTTCAGAAACACCAAAAACTCAATTAAAGAAGGCAGACTCGTTTTCGAGTTGGAGATCTGGCTTTGGCTTTTTGGTTTGATTTTCCATTATTCCTTTTTTACAGTTCTCGTACGTCATTTCCGTTTTTTCCTTGAGCCAGTTCCGGGACTTCTCAAGATGGTTGAAGCGCTTGACGGTTTTCTCCAGATCGGCCTGCCTGGAGTTCTCATGTCCGGAGTGCTTCTGCTTGGTGCTGCCTGCTATCTTCTTGCAAGGCGCCTTACTATTCCACAGGTAAAATACATTTCACTTGCTGCAGACTATTTCCCGCTCTTCCTCATTATAGGAATAGCTGGAACCGGAATCTTCATGCGCTATGTATCCCATGTGGATATCACCGTAATCAAGGAACTCACCATGGGTCTCGTTACATTCAGTCCTGTGATTCCAGCGGGAGTTTCTGCTGTTTTCTACATTCATCTTTTCTTTGTGTCAGTGCTTCTGGCTTATTTTCCGTTCAGCAAGCTCATGCATGCAGGCGGCGTATTCCTTAGCCCGACAAGAAATCTGCCAAACGACAGCCGCATGAAACGGCATATTAATCCGTGGAATCCGAAGCTCAAGTTTGTAACCTATGAAGATTACGAGAACGAGTTCAGGGAAAAAATGATTGAAGCTGGACTCCCAGTGGAAAAGGAGTAA
- the dsrJ gene encoding sulfate reduction electron transfer complex DsrMKJOP subunit DsrJ yields the protein MNDKKIAIAGLTVFIVLFTLPFWWNMAKAKPAPKPVISDKARAAGACIESKDVMAKSHMKLLDEWRVLAVREGKRTFVNSKGVEHNVSFSTGENSCLGCHNNKAEFCDKCHTYANVTPYCWDCHLDQKESAK from the coding sequence ATGAATGATAAAAAAATAGCCATAGCAGGCCTGACGGTCTTTATTGTTCTTTTTACTCTGCCTTTCTGGTGGAATATGGCCAAGGCAAAGCCTGCTCCAAAGCCTGTCATCAGTGATAAGGCAAGGGCAGCCGGAGCATGTATAGAATCCAAGGATGTCATGGCAAAGAGCCATATGAAGCTTCTCGATGAATGGCGTGTACTCGCAGTTCGTGAAGGCAAGCGTACCTTTGTCAACAGCAAGGGTGTTGAGCATAATGTCAGCTTTTCAACAGGAGAGAATTCATGTCTTGGATGCCATAACAACAAGGCCGAATTCTGTGACAAATGCCATACTTATGCCAATGTTACTCCTTACTGCTGGGACTGCCATCTTGACCAGAAGGAGAGTGCGAAATGA
- the dsrO gene encoding sulfate reduction electron transfer complex DsrMKJOP subunit DsrO, with protein sequence MKNSRREFIKVAGISALGVAAASPVLNALASGGEVAHEEKKVVVKEESSVDSPYKTNKSAIHGARWGMVINTSMIDAKKAAKITAVCHAIHNVPEIPNKKQEIKWIWPDKFEHVFPDKEDPYLAEKFKEMPVMALCNHCDNPPCVRACPTKATFKNSEGIVMMDFHRCIGCRFCMAACPYGSRSFNFSDPRKFLDPAKIDPAFPTRMKGVVEKCNLCAERLAIGKIPACVEASEGAIVFGDLADPKSEVRKLLNSNFTIRRKEALGTLPSVYYII encoded by the coding sequence ATGAAAAACAGCAGACGTGAATTTATAAAAGTTGCAGGTATATCTGCTTTGGGCGTAGCTGCCGCTTCTCCGGTGCTGAATGCTTTGGCCTCAGGCGGTGAAGTAGCCCATGAAGAGAAAAAAGTGGTTGTAAAGGAAGAATCATCGGTTGATTCTCCTTACAAGACAAATAAGAGCGCTATTCATGGAGCTCGCTGGGGTATGGTAATAAACACCAGTATGATAGACGCTAAAAAAGCGGCTAAGATAACTGCCGTATGCCATGCAATCCACAATGTTCCCGAGATTCCGAACAAGAAGCAGGAAATCAAGTGGATATGGCCTGACAAGTTCGAGCATGTATTTCCAGACAAGGAAGATCCATACCTTGCTGAAAAATTCAAAGAAATGCCTGTAATGGCTCTCTGTAACCATTGCGACAATCCTCCTTGTGTCAGGGCTTGCCCAACCAAGGCCACCTTCAAGAACAGCGAAGGTATCGTAATGATGGATTTTCACCGTTGCATAGGTTGCCGTTTCTGTATGGCTGCTTGTCCTTATGGCTCAAGAAGCTTCAACTTCAGTGATCCGAGAAAATTCCTTGACCCAGCAAAGATTGATCCTGCTTTCCCAACACGCATGAAGGGTGTTGTGGAAAAATGTAATCTTTGTGCTGAGCGTCTTGCCATAGGCAAGATTCCTGCATGTGTTGAGGCATCTGAAGGCGCCATCGTTTTTGGCGATCTGGCTGATCCTAAGTCAGAAGTCAGGAAGCTTCTTAATTCCAACTTCACCATCAGACGTAAGGAAGCCCTTGGCACTCTTCCGTCTGTATATTACATCATATAG
- a CDS encoding RsbRD N-terminal domain-containing protein has protein sequence MSLKEFFKKNQDYIMQKWFDKIVRTYDSDTARFLANEKDQFSNPVGAAIRQSLTDSLKILADGNQDENAMRAALDPMIRIRAVQDFTASRAVSIVFLIKPVLRELIAKNQKKPDLNQSEIESLENHLDMLFLSSFDVFMGCREQIYGFKASHVKDRTKKLLQKAGLLAEVPEVGTEIIPHDVYKQSFGNN, from the coding sequence ATGTCGCTGAAGGAGTTTTTTAAAAAAAACCAGGATTACATAATGCAAAAATGGTTCGACAAAATTGTCAGAACCTATGATAGCGACACCGCCAGATTTCTTGCAAATGAAAAAGATCAGTTCTCCAATCCTGTAGGAGCCGCTATCAGGCAGAGCCTGACAGACAGTCTGAAAATTCTTGCGGACGGGAATCAGGATGAAAATGCCATGAGAGCCGCGCTGGATCCCATGATAAGAATAAGGGCCGTTCAGGATTTTACAGCATCCAGAGCTGTTTCCATCGTTTTTTTGATAAAGCCCGTACTTCGGGAACTCATAGCAAAAAACCAGAAAAAACCAGATCTGAACCAGTCAGAGATAGAATCTTTAGAAAACCATCTTGATATGCTTTTTCTTTCCTCATTTGACGTTTTTATGGGCTGCAGGGAGCAAATATATGGTTTTAAAGCCAGTCATGTGAAAGACAGAACAAAGAAGCTGCTTCAAAAAGCAGGGCTTCTGGCCGAGGTGCCTGAGGTGGGAACGGAAATAATCCCACATGATGTATATAAGCAGAGTTTCGGTAATAATTAG
- the dsrP gene encoding sulfate reduction electron transfer complex DsrMKJOP subunit DsrP: MLETAIKGSKKYWIWLLVLATIAGIGFLAYMRQFQLGLGVTGMSRDVSWGFYIAQFTFLVGVAAGGVMVVLPYYLHDYKKFGRITVLGEFLAVAALIMCLLFIVVDLGQPMRILNVWLYPTPGSVLFWDTLVLNGYLLLNIIIGWKVLEAERNGVAPAKWTKVLSYISIPFAISIHTVTAFLYCGLPGRHFWLTAVLAPRFLASAFAAGPAFLILLCYLVRKFTKFDPGEEAIKTLAKIVCYAIIINVFFFFCEAFVVYYSQIPDHTVHFNYLFFGSHGANSLVPWMRTSLILMVGSAILLVIPKFRNNLKILPVLCLMVFAGTWIDKGLGMISGGFVPSPMHIYTEYAPTRTELLITFGIFSIGFIVLTVLFKMAASIKEEVKG, translated from the coding sequence ATGCTTGAAACAGCCATAAAAGGAAGCAAGAAATACTGGATCTGGTTGCTTGTGCTTGCCACCATCGCCGGAATAGGGTTTCTGGCTTATATGAGACAGTTCCAGCTGGGTCTCGGTGTTACAGGTATGAGCCGTGACGTTTCCTGGGGTTTTTATATTGCCCAGTTTACCTTTCTTGTCGGGGTTGCAGCTGGTGGTGTAATGGTGGTTCTTCCATACTACCTGCATGACTACAAGAAATTCGGCAGAATTACGGTTCTCGGCGAATTTTTAGCTGTCGCAGCTCTTATCATGTGTCTGCTTTTCATCGTGGTCGACCTTGGTCAGCCAATGAGAATTCTTAATGTGTGGCTTTATCCCACACCTGGCTCGGTTCTTTTCTGGGATACCCTGGTTTTGAACGGCTATCTCCTGCTTAACATAATAATAGGCTGGAAAGTTCTTGAAGCAGAGCGCAATGGCGTGGCTCCAGCAAAATGGACAAAGGTTCTCAGCTATATTTCTATTCCTTTTGCCATAAGCATCCATACTGTTACAGCGTTTCTTTACTGCGGTCTTCCAGGAAGACATTTCTGGCTCACAGCAGTTCTTGCTCCACGATTTCTTGCCTCAGCGTTTGCAGCAGGACCGGCATTTTTGATTCTTCTTTGCTATCTTGTACGCAAATTCACCAAATTTGATCCAGGCGAAGAAGCAATCAAGACCCTTGCAAAGATTGTATGCTATGCAATCATCATCAATGTGTTCTTTTTCTTTTGCGAGGCTTTTGTCGTTTATTACAGCCAGATTCCGGATCACACAGTACATTTTAACTATCTCTTCTTCGGAAGTCATGGTGCCAACAGCCTTGTGCCATGGATGAGAACGTCTCTTATTCTCATGGTTGGCTCAGCAATTCTTCTTGTTATTCCAAAGTTCCGCAATAACCTGAAGATTCTTCCTGTTCTGTGCCTCATGGTTTTTGCAGGAACATGGATAGACAAAGGTCTTGGCATGATCTCGGGCGGTTTTGTTCCTTCGCCAATGCACATCTACACTGAATATGCTCCGACCAGAACCGAGCTTCTGATCACCTTTGGCATATTTTCAATAGGTTTTATTGTCCTTACTGTTCTTTTTAAAATGGCTGCTTCCATTAAGGAAGAAGTCAAAGGATAA
- the dsrK gene encoding sulfate reduction electron transfer complex DsrMKJOP subunit DsrK has protein sequence MATPKADQLLNSIDKKPPKKSWMDIPADMSDGKFCFPSKPKNLEYLHFPNPREWSPSDEDWKLPENWQEIVHKAFKERLDKYRSLKIFMDVCVRCGACADKCHFYIGSGDPKNMPVLRAELMRSIYRNDFTLAGKILGKFAGARKMTKEVIKEWFAYFYQCTECRRCSVFCPYGIDTAEITMMAREILHELGISIHWIMEPVANCSKTGNHLGIQPQNYKEIIEFFCDDLEDITGKRIEPTFNRKGAEVLFITPSGDAFADPGTYSYMGYLLLFEAIGLDYTISTYASEGGNFGLFTSSDMMKKLNAKMYHEAERLGVKWILGGECGHMWRVINQYMETMNGPANFLEVPKSPITGTVFENAKSTKMVHIAEFTADLIRHNKLKLDPSRNDKHIVTYHDSCNPARGMGMLDEPREVLKAVCNNFHDMPANTIRENTFCCGSGSGLNTEEIMEIRLRGGLPRANAVKYVHDKYGVNMLACVCAIDRAVLPPLMNYWVPGVSVTGLHELVGNALILDGEIERETNLRGEPLRDEEEGDE, from the coding sequence ATGGCAACCCCAAAAGCGGATCAACTGCTGAATTCAATAGACAAGAAGCCGCCCAAGAAGTCCTGGATGGACATTCCGGCTGATATGTCTGACGGAAAGTTCTGCTTTCCTTCAAAACCCAAGAATCTTGAGTATCTTCATTTCCCGAATCCCAGAGAATGGTCTCCGTCCGATGAGGACTGGAAACTTCCGGAGAATTGGCAGGAAATAGTACACAAAGCCTTCAAGGAGAGACTCGACAAATATCGTTCCCTGAAGATTTTCATGGATGTGTGCGTTCGTTGCGGAGCATGCGCTGACAAATGCCATTTCTACATCGGATCAGGCGATCCAAAAAATATGCCTGTTCTGAGAGCAGAACTCATGCGTTCCATTTACCGCAATGATTTCACCCTCGCCGGAAAAATTCTGGGCAAATTCGCCGGAGCCAGAAAGATGACCAAAGAAGTCATCAAGGAATGGTTCGCTTATTTCTATCAGTGTACTGAATGCCGTCGTTGTTCAGTTTTTTGTCCATACGGCATTGATACGGCAGAAATCACCATGATGGCCCGTGAAATTCTTCATGAGCTTGGAATAAGCATACACTGGATCATGGAGCCTGTTGCAAACTGCTCCAAGACCGGTAACCATCTCGGTATCCAGCCCCAGAACTACAAGGAAATCATCGAGTTTTTCTGCGATGATCTTGAAGATATTACAGGCAAGAGAATTGAGCCAACCTTCAACCGCAAGGGTGCGGAGGTTCTTTTCATCACTCCGTCTGGCGATGCTTTTGCAGATCCTGGAACATATTCATACATGGGCTATCTGCTTCTTTTCGAAGCGATCGGTCTTGACTACACAATCAGTACCTACGCTTCGGAAGGCGGTAACTTTGGTCTCTTCACATCATCTGACATGATGAAGAAGCTCAATGCCAAGATGTACCATGAAGCTGAACGTCTGGGAGTAAAATGGATACTCGGCGGCGAGTGCGGTCATATGTGGCGAGTAATAAATCAGTATATGGAAACCATGAATGGCCCTGCTAATTTCCTTGAAGTTCCTAAGTCTCCGATAACAGGCACTGTATTTGAAAACGCTAAATCCACAAAAATGGTTCATATAGCGGAATTCACAGCAGACCTTATCCGTCACAACAAGCTCAAGCTCGATCCTTCAAGAAACGATAAACATATCGTTACCTATCATGATTCATGCAACCCTGCCAGAGGCATGGGTATGCTGGACGAGCCAAGAGAAGTTCTGAAAGCTGTATGTAATAATTTCCATGACATGCCTGCAAATACCATCAGGGAAAACACCTTCTGCTGCGGCAGCGGTAGTGGTCTCAACACAGAGGAAATCATGGAAATACGCCTTAGAGGCGGACTTCCAAGAGCAAATGCAGTCAAATATGTCCATGACAAATACGGCGTCAACATGCTGGCCTGCGTATGCGCCATCGACAGAGCTGTTCTTCCTCCTCTCATGAATTACTGGGTGCCTGGAGTTTCGGTAACCGGTCTGCATGAACTTGTCGGAAACGCTTTGATACTTGACGGTGAAATAGAACGCGAAACCAACCTGCGTGGTGAGCCTTTGAGAGATGAGGAGGAAGGCGATGAATGA
- the sfsA gene encoding DNA/RNA nuclease SfsA gives MNPKPVYKILSPAFIDLSVSYRLIRWPKLIPGILVKRYKRFLADIKLDDGTIITAHCPNSGSMKTCSEPGMGVWISESANPKRKLSCTWEIIEMPGSMVGVNAILPNRLVKDAITYGLIQELSGYSEIIPEITTSEGTRLDLCLRSHECKPCYIEIKNSTYVEEGRACFPDAVTSRGKKHVEELERLANEGFRSVILFIVQRMDSECFSPADHIDPAYGKSLRKAVANGVEIIAYDTLIDLKGINIRNKIPVML, from the coding sequence TTGAATCCGAAGCCTGTTTACAAAATTTTATCCCCTGCATTTATTGATCTGTCCGTTTCGTACAGACTGATCAGATGGCCAAAACTCATTCCAGGCATTCTGGTTAAAAGATATAAAAGATTTCTTGCAGATATCAAACTGGACGACGGAACAATAATTACTGCACACTGCCCAAACTCCGGATCAATGAAGACATGTTCCGAACCAGGCATGGGGGTATGGATATCTGAAAGCGCAAATCCAAAGCGTAAACTTTCATGTACATGGGAAATTATTGAAATGCCCGGCTCCATGGTAGGAGTAAATGCAATACTGCCGAACAGACTTGTGAAAGATGCCATCACTTACGGACTAATCCAGGAGCTTTCCGGGTATTCGGAGATTATCCCGGAAATCACCACCTCGGAAGGAACAAGACTCGATCTTTGCTTGCGCTCGCATGAATGCAAGCCCTGTTATATTGAAATAAAAAACAGCACTTATGTTGAAGAGGGACGAGCCTGCTTCCCGGACGCCGTTACATCAAGAGGGAAAAAGCATGTTGAGGAACTTGAAAGGCTCGCAAATGAAGGCTTCAGGAGCGTCATTCTTTTCATAGTCCAGAGAATGGATTCCGAATGCTTCTCTCCGGCCGACCATATTGACCCAGCCTATGGGAAATCTCTTAGAAAAGCTGTGGCTAATGGGGTCGAAATTATCGCCTATGATACGCTTATTGATCTGAAGGGCATAAACATACGCAATAAAATACCTGTAATGCTATGA